A genomic region of Alicyclobacillus sp. SO9 contains the following coding sequences:
- a CDS encoding aspartyl-phosphate phosphatase Spo0E family protein yields MDIIEYLRRKMIRTAEVHGSLTHPEVVAVSEQLDLFLVQVQRNRSVTRTFVNSRVSREDLKAVKIAQRNTDKVFRNRYSTPTSFRKYRNL; encoded by the coding sequence ATGGATATTATTGAATATTTGCGAAGAAAAATGATTCGTACGGCAGAGGTTCACGGGAGTTTGACGCACCCTGAAGTAGTCGCAGTCAGCGAACAACTGGACCTCTTTTTGGTTCAAGTTCAGCGAAACCGTTCTGTTACTCGAACCTTTGTAAATTCAAGAGTGTCACGTGAAGATTTAAAAGCTGTCAAGATTGCACAGCGCAATACAGACAAGGTTTTTAGAAATCGCTACTCAACGCCGACAAGCTTTCGTAAATATCGTAATTTATAG
- a CDS encoding GAF domain-containing sensor histidine kinase, which yields MTDMQDFALDEPSTLRILKELAEVLNEANDVSAAMAAILPRLGQVLGLSTAWAFRYDPSRSSFVEVGASGLPPALAKEDTAALKSGWCECQSQFVDGTLRRAVNLVRCSRLRDATGDKQGLVYHASIPLQSNGKPLGILNVAASGPTVFTENALALLTTIGHQVAIAVDRAGILAEQRERSKKSQALSQITAELVSFVERDEILQFAADSLVKHLHYEAAGILNEERDPTAPEAGRCLIAAAHADAEGEPGEYSYARDTDPAAVLDEEPVILSNARSSLEINIPQSPFILRLESRKLHVFTDADKELLESFAWHMTAALENERLYHQSVKSVQWRERRRLAADLHDAVSQRLFSALLLTRSLSLANKGADTKAQGATLTRIQNLIAQSQQEMRELIQTLRPAGGEKFLEALKDRLSPFQAYEAVKFEITAPADIPDMDPQTQQALLKVVDEAVQNTLRHAQATTLSIRILNDTRELIIAIEDNGTGFDVTNTQAGLGTSTMKERVEQAGGTFTLHSKLHEGTRVVIRIPLATRWLSDKGDM from the coding sequence ATGACCGATATGCAGGACTTTGCACTTGATGAACCATCAACTTTGCGAATTTTAAAAGAACTGGCCGAGGTATTAAACGAGGCCAATGACGTATCTGCAGCCATGGCCGCAATTCTTCCAAGACTTGGTCAAGTCCTGGGTCTATCTACTGCATGGGCCTTTCGCTACGACCCATCCCGCAGTTCCTTTGTGGAAGTTGGCGCCAGCGGGTTGCCTCCCGCTCTTGCCAAAGAGGACACTGCTGCACTAAAGTCTGGGTGGTGTGAGTGCCAAAGTCAGTTTGTGGACGGTACACTGCGGCGGGCCGTGAATCTGGTTCGATGCAGTCGTTTGCGCGATGCTACAGGTGATAAACAAGGATTGGTTTACCACGCCAGCATTCCGCTTCAAAGCAACGGCAAACCACTGGGAATCCTGAATGTTGCTGCCAGCGGGCCAACTGTGTTTACGGAAAATGCACTGGCGCTTCTTACAACCATCGGACACCAGGTTGCAATAGCCGTCGACAGAGCCGGCATCTTGGCAGAGCAGCGAGAGCGAAGCAAGAAATCGCAAGCCTTATCGCAAATTACAGCTGAATTAGTCAGCTTTGTGGAACGTGATGAAATACTCCAGTTTGCCGCGGACAGTCTGGTCAAGCACTTGCACTACGAAGCAGCAGGGATTCTAAATGAAGAACGGGATCCTACGGCACCTGAGGCTGGTCGCTGCCTGATAGCGGCGGCCCACGCGGATGCTGAGGGCGAACCGGGAGAGTATTCCTATGCCCGCGATACTGACCCTGCTGCAGTGTTAGACGAGGAACCAGTTATTCTCAGCAATGCCCGCAGTTCTCTGGAAATCAACATTCCTCAAAGTCCGTTTATACTGCGGCTTGAGAGCAGAAAGCTCCATGTTTTCACCGATGCTGACAAGGAGTTGCTGGAATCGTTTGCTTGGCATATGACGGCAGCACTTGAAAACGAGCGGCTCTACCACCAATCCGTGAAAAGTGTGCAGTGGCGCGAACGCCGAAGGCTTGCCGCTGATTTGCACGACGCTGTCAGCCAACGTCTTTTCTCTGCCCTGCTGTTAACAAGAAGTCTCAGTCTGGCGAACAAGGGCGCCGATACTAAGGCGCAAGGGGCAACGCTGACACGCATCCAAAACCTCATTGCACAAAGCCAGCAGGAAATGAGAGAACTGATTCAAACACTAAGACCGGCCGGCGGGGAGAAGTTCCTTGAAGCCCTTAAAGACCGACTGTCTCCCTTCCAGGCATATGAAGCCGTAAAATTCGAAATTACAGCTCCAGCCGACATCCCGGACATGGACCCCCAAACCCAGCAAGCATTGCTGAAGGTTGTGGATGAAGCTGTTCAAAACACACTGCGACACGCACAAGCCACGACACTCAGTATCCGTATTCTGAACGATACCAGAGAACTCATTATTGCGATTGAAGACAATGGCACGGGTTTTGATGTAACAAACACCCAGGCAGGACTGGGTACCTCAACAATGAAAGAGCGGGTGGAGCAGGCTGGGGGTACATTTACCCTGCACAGCAAACTGCACGAGGGGACTCGAGTTGTCATCAGAATCCCGCTCGCGACGCGTTGGCTATCTGATAAAGGAGACATGTGA
- a CDS encoding response regulator transcription factor gives MKPAIRLLLVDDHAMVREGLRSFLELAEDMTIVKEAETAAEAIASADEEQLDVIIMDLVMPGERNGIDAIRTIGQRHPDIRILALTSFQDESRILDALEAGAIGYLQKDISPDDLLAAVRHAAAGRTVLEARAMELLRKGQFGNRGTEVPHQERPEENAHTTSESAVAQLPPVDVLTQRESEILHKLALGYANKEIGAALGITEKTVKVHVSHILSKLGVYDRTQAVIVASKMGMVEL, from the coding sequence ATGAAGCCTGCGATTCGCCTTTTACTAGTGGACGATCACGCTATGGTACGCGAAGGGCTGCGCTCCTTCCTTGAGCTCGCAGAAGACATGACTATCGTAAAAGAGGCAGAAACGGCAGCAGAAGCGATTGCCAGTGCTGATGAGGAGCAGCTTGATGTCATCATCATGGATTTGGTCATGCCAGGTGAACGAAACGGCATTGACGCTATTCGTACCATCGGCCAGAGACACCCGGACATTAGAATTTTGGCGTTAACGTCCTTTCAGGATGAAAGCCGAATCCTGGATGCCTTGGAAGCTGGAGCGATTGGCTATCTGCAAAAGGATATCAGCCCAGATGACCTCCTGGCCGCAGTACGCCATGCTGCTGCAGGACGGACAGTGCTTGAAGCACGTGCCATGGAACTACTGCGCAAAGGTCAATTTGGTAATAGAGGAACAGAAGTGCCGCATCAGGAACGTCCGGAGGAGAACGCTCACACAACCAGTGAATCCGCAGTCGCTCAACTGCCGCCAGTGGATGTGTTAACACAACGAGAGAGTGAAATCCTGCACAAATTGGCGCTGGGATACGCCAACAAGGAAATCGGTGCGGCTTTGGGCATCACGGAAAAAACGGTGAAAGTCCATGTGAGTCACATCCTGTCTAAGCTTGGCGTTTATGACCGGACTCAGGCCGTCATCGTGGCTTCAAAAATGGGAATGGTAGAATTGTGA
- a CDS encoding aldo/keto reductase: MANQTVTAAASGSFTIGGDLTVNRLGYGAMQLTGPGIWGDPKNPDEAVRVLQRAVELGVNFIDTADAYGPFVSEQLIKKALHPYKDDLVIATKAGLTRSGPNDWRPVGRPEYLRQQVELSLRHLGLERIDLLQLHRIDQKVPLADQVGELALLQQEGKIRHIGLSEVSIEDLQAASEFATIVSVQNLFNLAKRDAEPLLDYAQEHNIAFIPWFPLATGELAKQGGPLDKLAEQHGSKPSQLALAWLLKRSPVMLPIPGTSTVSHVEENISAAGIELSDADFEALTHAVK, from the coding sequence ATGGCAAATCAGACTGTAACCGCTGCTGCATCCGGCAGTTTTACCATTGGTGGAGACTTGACCGTTAATCGTCTGGGCTACGGCGCAATGCAACTCACCGGGCCTGGAATCTGGGGAGATCCAAAAAATCCAGATGAAGCGGTCCGCGTACTTCAGCGCGCGGTTGAACTAGGTGTCAATTTTATCGACACCGCAGACGCGTATGGACCTTTTGTCTCAGAACAGCTTATAAAGAAGGCTTTGCATCCGTACAAAGACGATTTGGTGATTGCCACTAAGGCTGGCCTGACACGGTCTGGTCCGAATGATTGGCGTCCCGTCGGCAGACCCGAATACTTACGTCAGCAAGTCGAGTTGAGTTTGCGTCACCTCGGACTGGAACGCATCGACCTCCTGCAGCTTCACCGTATCGATCAAAAAGTGCCCTTAGCCGATCAAGTCGGAGAACTGGCCCTGCTGCAACAGGAAGGCAAGATTCGTCATATTGGTCTGAGTGAAGTGAGCATTGAAGACCTACAGGCAGCCAGTGAATTTGCCACTATCGTCTCTGTGCAAAATCTTTTCAATCTGGCAAAACGTGACGCAGAACCGCTGCTGGATTACGCCCAAGAGCACAACATTGCTTTCATACCCTGGTTTCCGCTTGCCACTGGCGAACTGGCGAAGCAAGGCGGCCCGCTTGATAAGCTGGCGGAACAACACGGGTCTAAACCTTCCCAACTGGCCCTTGCATGGCTGCTGAAACGTTCGCCCGTGATGTTGCCCATTCCAGGTACATCTACTGTGTCACACGTAGAGGAGAACATCTCAGCGGCAGGTATAGAACTGAGTGACGCTGATTTTGAAGCTTTGACGCACGCGGTCAAGTAG
- a CDS encoding aromatic acid exporter family protein codes for MLVGARIIKTGIAVIFAIYISQWFHLTTGIGYIVASSVLAIQPSVYKSWRLLLENTEANVIGGIIAIGGIHLFGSHPAVIGLIIILVIAINLRLKLERSLDLSIFVVIALAYSSQDHYLTYALHRFVFIMIGISFATLINLFVLPPRQGKRVFSRIYSLSTQLSLLLRLGSTQEIAALRLSRVQVERELERIEELFRLYLEERPLWHLRTPMSLRRRQVVARQMIQTLSAEVRILKVFETLRQPYPEFSNHVTHVLSYEEKIRKKSEGMIQLTSDTPATALYKENDEWIVQDVNHRLKFAVWLVRDLILQLQLLETLVKKQGT; via the coding sequence ATGCTGGTTGGAGCCCGCATTATCAAGACGGGAATAGCAGTTATTTTTGCGATTTATATCAGCCAATGGTTTCACCTTACAACAGGCATTGGCTACATTGTTGCGTCTTCCGTCCTCGCCATTCAGCCTTCCGTATACAAATCCTGGAGACTGTTGCTGGAGAATACCGAAGCAAACGTTATTGGCGGGATTATTGCCATCGGCGGAATACATCTGTTTGGTTCACATCCGGCAGTGATTGGACTTATTATTATCCTCGTGATTGCAATCAACTTGAGACTGAAGTTGGAGCGCAGTCTGGACCTCTCCATTTTTGTGGTCATCGCACTGGCGTACAGTTCACAGGACCACTATTTGACTTATGCACTACACCGGTTCGTCTTCATTATGATTGGTATCAGTTTTGCTACACTCATTAACCTGTTTGTGTTGCCTCCGCGACAAGGAAAACGGGTTTTCAGCCGAATCTACAGTTTGAGCACTCAATTGTCACTATTGCTCCGGTTGGGATCAACTCAAGAAATTGCCGCACTTCGGCTGTCTCGCGTACAAGTGGAGCGTGAGTTGGAGCGGATTGAGGAATTGTTCCGCTTATACCTGGAGGAGCGTCCGCTGTGGCACCTAAGGACCCCGATGTCTCTGCGCCGGCGCCAAGTTGTGGCGCGGCAGATGATTCAAACACTATCAGCGGAAGTCAGGATTTTAAAGGTTTTTGAAACCCTTAGACAACCCTATCCGGAATTTTCAAACCATGTCACCCATGTCTTGTCCTATGAGGAAAAGATACGGAAGAAATCAGAAGGAATGATACAGCTAACCTCTGATACTCCGGCCACGGCATTGTATAAGGAGAACGATGAATGGATTGTTCAGGACGTGAATCATCGGCTCAAGTTTGCCGTATGGCTTGTACGGGATCTCATTCTTCAACTTCAGCTGTTGGAAACCTTGGTGAAAAAACAAGGTACATAG